The Primulina tabacum isolate GXHZ01 chromosome 1, ASM2559414v2, whole genome shotgun sequence genome contains the following window.
TCTTCCCAATTTTTGGTGTTCCGTGTGTGTGAGTTAATGCATTTTGAAGGGGTTTTCTGGCTATTCTATCCGGACTACGATGCTTACACCATGTGTGCAGTAACCTTTTTTAGGATGTACCTATTGAACAGTGGTGGCCGATCCTGTTCTGCGTGACCTTTCTTTTCATTATAGTCGCCTTCCATTCAATCATGGAAATAATCACGACCATCGAAGAAGTGAGCCAAAGAATTTAGTTTAGGATCGAGTGCTTAATTTATTTTGGGCGACTCTTTATATTTCAATAGAGTGATTCCAGCTAGCTAGGCGTTCATTGTGGAGTTTGGAAATCACTGTTTCTCCTGCGTTTCTCTCCATTTATTAATCTGATTCGGTGCTTTTCGATTTTATGTATTACGAGAGGAGTTGCAAAAGGATATATAGTCTATTAAGTTGAGGTTCAgcttgattaaaaaattggacTGTCTTATGGGCAACAACTATTGGACATATTAAGGATTTCATGAATCTTCGGATATTAGCACTGTTTTATAGGTCTTATTGGGTCAATATTTCTTTCTTGAAATGACTGCAACCTGAGGCAGAGTGATAATGTTTTTCTGGTTTTTCATCAACTTGTTTAGTTGAATATCTATTTGTTCATTCTTAAATTGTCCAGATTGAGGACCTCAAACGGTTGTGTAAACTTGGAAGTAATACACCCGGCCATCCAGAGAATGTAGTGACAGATGGAATTGAAGTTACCACAGGTACTGATCTAAGATGAACTAATTACCCGAATTTTTCAGGCCTTGGGGTGGGTAATGATGTCGTGTACCAAGTACAATACTTAGAGTATTCTGGAAAATACTCAATTGTTGGATTGAAATATGGTGCTTGAGTTATTGCTAAAACATCCATCTAGAATCATGTAAAAGTTTCTGCTTTTTTCTACAAGAATGGTAATGTTCAAGAACTCGATTTTTGACCTTGATAGTATTGAAAGTAATAGTGAAAGTGAAGATCTGATCGCAAAAGGTAGGTTCGAAAACATTAGCTGTTGGAGGGGACAACGATTGTAACTACAATTACAAAGAACATTTCTTTGGCCATCTGAGGATTGGCCCTTGAGTAAAAAGGCAGAAGAGAAtctgtctgcaagaaccatcgGTCGAGCAGAGATGAAAGTTGAGCTTAGTGATTTATGGTGCTGAGGgccatttttttttgttgacaAGTGttttttatagaattatatCAAGTTAAGTACAAAACTCTGCCTAATTAAAGTGTTTCAATGTTTTTTGTTAAACAACAGGGCCACTAGGACAAGGAGTAGCAAATGCCGTTGGTCTAGCGCTTGTTGAAGCCCACTTAGCCGCCAGGTTCAACAAACCAGATATTACAATCGTAGACCATCGAACGTAAGCTTAAAAACTAAGACAAAAACTAAATAATTTTGAGTACAAGACAAGTAGTATATTGCATTTGTTATTACAGGTATTGCATCATGGGTGATGGCTGTGCCATGGAAGGAATTTCACATGAAGCAGCATCGCTGGCAGCACATTGGCGGCTTAATAAGCTTACATTAATTTATGATGATAACAGTAGCACAATTGATGGTTCCACCAACCTCGCGTTTTCTGAGGATATATCGTTACGATTTAAGGCACTGGGTTGGAATACAATAATCATAGATGATACACGTGGAAACATGAAATCCCTTAAAAACGCTCTGTTGGAAGCTTACAAGGAAAACCAAAGGCCAACTTTTATACAGGTATGTGGTCAACTGGAAATTTTGAGTATATGTAAGAGTTCTTATCTTCGTCTTGAATCGGCCATGGTTTCTTTTCTTTCctatttttgtttaattttacGGTACCAACGGATAAACAAATGAATTTAGGTGAAGACTCGCATTGGAAAATTGTCGAAAAAGGAAGGAACTTCAAAAGCACACCATGGTGTCTTTGATGAAGAAGATGAGAAACAGATGAAGCAGAAGATTAAGTGGGAGGATCGAGACCGGTTCCATGTGATTCCTATGACCTATAGGTATAAATTACTGCACCTAGTGTTACTTATGATGTATAAACTAAGATAATATGAACCCATCTGATCTTGCCTGAAGAAGCAGGGTATGCGATAAATGTCAAATTGATATAGTAACGTCGATTGTTTGAAACTGTGTGTATTCATTTGAAGGGAAATGCAAGCCCAAGGCGATTATGGAGAAGCATTGGAAAAGGAGTGGCATTCTAAATTGAGTTGTTACAAAAACAAATACCCTGAAGAAGCAGCAGAGTTCCAGGTTCTTCTAAATGGAGGATTGGTGCCGGGTTGGGAAAATTCGTTGCCGGTATGAATGCTTGGAACCAAGATTTTGTCATGCTGAACGAAAAAATaagttttgaaattatgttgtCCTTTGCGATCAATtgaaattatgttttatttcttTCAAAACGGTCCCTTAATTGAGTGTTGAATTTGTTCAGACATGGTCTGCATCCGACCCTCTCGATGCAACACGGGGCTACTCCGAGAAGTGCTTAAACCATCTTGCAAAAGTTCTTCCAGGCTTTGTCGGTGGGAGTGCAGATCTTGCTTCCTCTAACAAAGCCTATCTACACGACTACGGTGATTTTCAGCTGCCTGCCTCTCCATGGGGTCGAAACATCAGATATGGTGTGAGGGAACATGCCATGGCCGGAATTTCAAATGGCATCGCATTGCATGGTAGCGGTCTGATTCCATTTGCGGCAACCTTCCTTGTCTTCTCTGATTACATGAAGAACTCGATCAGGTTATCTGCACTAAGTCAAGCTGGAGTCATCTATATAATGACTCATGACTCAATTGGGTTGGGAGAAGATGGGCCAACACACCAGCCGGTTGAGCAGCTCGCTGGCTTACGAGCTATTCCACGGCTTCTAGTTTTCCGCCCAGCAGATGGGAATGAGACCTCCGGTGCATACAAAGTAGCTGTTGCGAATCGAGACGTGCCAAGTCTCATTGCCTTGTCAAGGCAAAAAGTGGCGGCACATGTGGAAGGAACGGATGCTGATGCAGTAGCAAGGGGTGGTTATATAGTGAGTGACAACTCGGGCCAAGATTTACCGGACATCATATTGATCGGTACGGGATCTGAGttatgtctttgtgaaagtagTGCGGATGTTCTGAGGAAAGAAGGGCAGAAGGTGAGAGTCGTTTCGCTAGTGTGTTGGAGGCTCTTCGACAGGCAGCCTGTCGAGTACAAAGAGCACATCTTCCCACGGAGCATAACTAAGCGCCTTAGTGTCGAGGCTAGCTATCCTCTGGGATGGAGGGAGTATGTTGGACAAGAAGGTGTGATTCTTGGTGTGGAGGAATTTGGTGCCAGTGGAGCTTATTTGGACACTTTTAAAAAGTACGGTTTTACAGAAGAGAATATTACCAGGATCGCTCGGGAACTTCTGTCAAAATAATGGCCAAATCTGGGTTTTCTAGTAATAATATCATGTCATATCACATACGTTGGATTAGGGAAATTGAAGTgtgttcaaaataaataaattgcatGGATATATTATTCTTTTTGTCAACCGGAAATAAGGCAAGTGATAATATATACTGAAATAATTATCATGTATATAAATTGTATATTTTGATTTAATAGGAGATTTATAAAtgcaaataattatattttcgaCTATATTAAAGTCATGGAAAAtaacttttgtttttttattaactTTTCTTATTTTGGGTGGAAACGGTTTATTAAGTTTGGTTTTGTTGTATTAACTTCGAATTTTAATTGTCTTTATATGTAATAATAATGGATCCAAAAacccaaaaaattatttatttcgaAAGATAATATTCCATTCACAGTTTTCCACCCAGTGAAAAGATTGGTATATATACCAAAGTAAAGAAGCCAAAAGATGTGACACAGGACACAATAGGATTGATACTTGAGGTGTAGCCAAACAAGGGTGAGCTTCGATGGATAACGAAGAAGGCTACTGAATAGCTCGGACGACAGTTTTTGCATCTGTCTCCATTATTGCATGGATACACACTATGTGTGCTtctgatttaaaaataatattacatGCACACTAAGACaaggtttttattaaaaccgttgtgtttttagactacgacaacggtttttttaggctacgacaacggtttttgttaaatccattgttaaaagtaaaaacacAACGGTTGTCTTTGatgtgtctacgacaacggtttttaaaaatcgttgtctaaAAGCTTTTTTTAAGCTACAACAACGGTCTATATGTGTTTCTGtcaagggtcaaagacaacggtttgtgTAAATCGTTGTCTTTCAGCTGATTTTTTTAGaactacgacaacgattttataaaaacattgtcgtttttagtgttttatttgattaaagacaacggtttttgaaaaaccggTGCCGTTGttctaatttttttagaaaaaatcggttaaattaaaattatagcAAAATTAAGCGACATCCTTCGCTAATtttaaaatagcgacggttttaatacaaaccgtcgctataatTAGAGACGATTTCTGTAAAACTGTCGCGAATTTAAATTAGCATAAAACCGTCGCATTTTCAAATTAACGACGGTTTTAAACAACCATATGTCTTTGAACGCACCCTTTAACCACATGgtctttaacaacggttttacaaaacctgcgacaacggtttttcaccatCGTCTTtgacgtctacgacaacggtttttcatcgttgtctttgagcacACTATTTAACCACATGGAATTTAactgttgggacatcgtatttTCGCACCCAAGATGCAgcagaagtttaaaaattttgttcttgggcaTCATGTATTTAAAACATCCATAAggtgtttagaattatacctttgcgttcttaacgcttagactccaaactattccgatttttactcggagatagtccttcttgtaaatccctacgaatgGCTTTTTTCCTTTGATCGTCTAATTGGGTCCACGATCAGAAACTGAATTCCTTGTTTGGATTGCACTAGTAATTCCAAACAATTCTTGTGTTGAGATTGTaatctccgaatttccaaaagacGGAGATCGTGCGACGATGGAAGCGCGTcaataaaaaaaaaccaaaagggccaacaattttttttttttggtggtgGCCGAGAGGTTTATAGGGAGGAgagaatatatttttttcttttgtgtgcaaaaattatgaaaattaattatgAGTCATAGTGGTGcatatatagagtgagactcctaatctaattaggagtcttTCTCTCCCACAAAGActataataatttcattatatttaaaactcccatatatttaatatataatgtatctAATTAAGAGTCTTTCTCTCCCACAaagactctaataatttcattatatttaaattcccatatatttaatatataatgtatttattaacatttaataatacatgatataataatattatatacaaatattttatatcaccatataataaatatacatgtatatgtatattaaattaaataacaattatttaatttataaaataactcctcagttaatttaattctagactcctctagaatatttatgggaatttatgcatattagtagtcaccactactagcacaatcatgtaattagtaaattccaaattcaataaaagaatgattccgaactcattataaccccgatcgacgatccgagagcgacgatgtaccaaggatacaaatcttgttcatataatgaaaatcgaaaatttcgaaaatcaaaattttcatttacaaaatttagaacttaccatatatggcagttaccatatttggcagctgctagttttagtgaactccttcacaaaaccgGCAGTTCTACTCTCATTCCTTATCTTACAGTCATgccaacttccatttcttccatcctatggaataagctcataaactcctttataagcttcttgtttgatctccatcaaactatagtcaccaaattccaactccttgaaatttgactatctcttccaactccttgaaatttgactatctcaatgggaacacagaatccgatacttgtgtgaccctcaatggttcagggatacagctagttgTGGGTTcatatctccatgtgattcagaataatatttattcttattcgggcttaccctagttagccagcctcattcttttcatcaacaccttgatcaagaatttcAGAACTCGTTTCTGATTGCACCTATCGGATCatgtaagagcgtctagtagtcTAGCTCCATGATCCCctatgtatcactgatagtgcctacaagaacttttagtcatggttagcgtacagtacggccccttcaacacatatatcccgatcgaatctgcaactattggtatatcgagagttgcatatgaattcgatagcgATGTGATGTATCTTTTAGTAATAGTGTCATGGTATGCGCAACTGAGGAAATACCTTTCCAAACTGAACATGTCTTACTCCGGTCAAAGATTCCTTGCACTATTGACTCATcaaatcacataggatatctttacATGTAGgtaaacggtgaatccccgactacaatgtattTGCTCCTACgcatttcgaaactacacccaacctcgccatctgatgaccctcgatggagtcggtaaaaggatcaaagtgcatgct
Protein-coding sequences here:
- the LOC142537509 gene encoding transketolase, chloroplastic-like — encoded protein: MAMASSPNPLLFPTKSTKQITRTPRFSCKSTFLHSNKTTHLSTDQNYKLLWKQELQTAYPSHLSTLEKEIEEDDERFQELVDSRCVDNFRMLVVDSVQEARSGHPGMAMGMAEVGYLLYRHVLRYNPKDPGWFDRDRFVLSAGHGCLLQYVCLHLAGFQSIQIEDLKRLCKLGSNTPGHPENVVTDGIEVTTGPLGQGVANAVGLALVEAHLAARFNKPDITIVDHRTYCIMGDGCAMEGISHEAASLAAHWRLNKLTLIYDDNSSTIDGSTNLAFSEDISLRFKALGWNTIIIDDTRGNMKSLKNALLEAYKENQRPTFIQVKTRIGKLSKKEGTSKAHHGVFDEEDEKQMKQKIKWEDRDRFHVIPMTYREMQAQGDYGEALEKEWHSKLSCYKNKYPEEAAEFQVLLNGGLVPGWENSLPTWSASDPLDATRGYSEKCLNHLAKVLPGFVGGSADLASSNKAYLHDYGDFQLPASPWGRNIRYGVREHAMAGISNGIALHGSGLIPFAATFLVFSDYMKNSIRLSALSQAGVIYIMTHDSIGLGEDGPTHQPVEQLAGLRAIPRLLVFRPADGNETSGAYKVAVANRDVPSLIALSRQKVAAHVEGTDADAVARGGYIVSDNSGQDLPDIILIGTGSELCLCESSADVLRKEGQKVRVVSLVCWRLFDRQPVEYKEHIFPRSITKRLSVEASYPLGWREYVGQEGVILGVEEFGASGAYLDTFKKYGFTEENITRIARELLSK